The genome window CCTGGGCGGGCAGCCAGCCGAGGCGAACGGCGAAGAAAATGACCAGCATGATCCCGAACCAGAATGTCGGCATGGCGATGCCGAAATAGGCGAAAATCGTGAGGAGATAGTCGATCCAGGAGTACTTCCTCACGGCACCGACCACCCCGATGGGCACCGCCAGGATCACCGACAGCAGGAAGGACGGCAGCATCAGCGCCAGCGTGGCCGGGATCCGTTCCAGAATCCGCCCCAGCACGGGCTGACCGTTGACGAAAGAGGTGCCCAGATTCCCCTTCACGAGCTCGCCGAGCCAGGAGAGGTACTGGACATAGAGCGGCCGATCGAGGCCGAAGTAGTGCTTGAGGCGCGCCAGCCCTTCCGCCGTCAGGCCGGGGCTGTTCATGTAGGCGGCCAGCGGCCCGCCCGGCATCAGGTGCATCACGAAGAACGTGATCAGGCTGACGATGAAGAGGACCGGCACCGCCTGGATCAGCCGCCGAGCCAGATAGCGCCCCAATTCTCCACCTCCTCCCTGACCGGTTGGTGGAAAGCCCCCGCGTCAGCACGCCGCAGCGCGGCGGCCGGGCGGCGCGAGGCCGCCCGGCGTCGTCGCGCCCCCGTTGTTCGGGCTACTTCGTCTTCAATGCCCACTCCCACGAGTTCCAGGTGTCAGGAAGGACCGGACCGGGCTTGTAGCCGTCGATCCCGCGCGAAACGTCGATCTCCATGGGCGAGTAGTAGAAGAGCGCGGGCGGATCCTCGTAGGCCAGGATCCGTTCGAGCTGCGCGTAGATCGCCTTCCTCTGCGCCTGATCCGGCGTCCGCAGCTGCATGGCCAGGAGCTGGTCCACCTTGGCGTTGCTGTACTTGCCGAAGTTGCTCGGCGCACCTGTGGCGTACTGCACCTGCGTGCCGAAGTACGGATCGTAGGCGTTGGTGTACATATACTCGCCGATGTCGAACTGGCCCTTGGGCAGGATGGTGCCGAAGTAGGTGGTGGCGTCGTAGTTCCGAATCTGCAGGTTGACGCCGAGCTGCTTCCACTGTGCCTGGGCGATCTGCTCCGTCTGCGCCCGCCATGGGTTCTTGGCCGTGGTCGAGTATGTCAGCTTCAACTGCTGGCCGTTCTTGTACCGGTAGCCGTCCGCACCCTTCTTCCAGCCGGCCTCGTCCAGGAGCTGGTTGGCCTTGGCGGGATCGTAGGGAAGCGGCTTCAAGCCCGGGTCATAAGCCCAGGATCCGGGCGGCTGGTCGCCTGCCACGGTCGTACCCATCCCCTTCCAGACGTCCTTGACCAGCACGTCCCGGTCAAGCCCATACTCCAGCGCCTGGCGGACGCGCACGTCCTGCAGGATCGGGTTGCGCAGGTTGAGCAC of Bacillota bacterium contains these proteins:
- a CDS encoding ABC transporter permease; translated protein: MGRYLARRLIQAVPVLFIVSLITFFVMHLMPGGPLAAYMNSPGLTAEGLARLKHYFGLDRPLYVQYLSWLGELVKGNLGTSFVNGQPVLGRILERIPATLALMLPSFLLSVILAVPIGVVGAVRKYSWIDYLLTIFAYFGIAMPTFWFGIMLVIFFAVRLGWLPAQGWLTPGMGFSWTDLLRHLILPMTVLALYSVASWSRYLRSSLLETLGKDFVRTARAKGLAEATVVLRHALRNALIPLVTVLAMDMPTLFSGALITETVFAWPGMGNLFYVSLTKRDYPVLMGILVFVSFLVVVFNLLADVLYGLLDPRIQYE